Below is a window of Agathobacter rectalis ATCC 33656 DNA.
ATAGTACTTTATATCCAGAAATGATTGAATCAATTTTAAGTGAACAAAAATTGATAAATGACTTTCTAAATATGAAAATAATTGGTGGATAAAATGGCAGATAATGATTTGATTAGAAACAAAGGAATAATGAGTGCTGCACAAACCATGTGGACGATAGATTTCGATTCTGAACAGTCTTTAGAAATCGGCAAGGTACAAAATCAGAAATTTACTGGGAAATGCTGGATATACGCAGGACTTAATTTATTAAGAATATTGGCAAATAGAAAAAACAGTAGGACTAGCATTATTCTTTCTGCTAACTATATAGCTTATTATGACAAATACGAAAAATCAAAATATTTTTTTGAAAAAGTAATAGAGACAATGAAGTTGCCAAGTGATAATAGATTAGTTGAACATTTATTTAAAAATCCATGTCCAGATGCAGGACAATGGGCAATGTTTAACAACATTATAAAGAAATATGGTATTGTTCCACAAGAATCAATGCCAGATACATATTCGGCATTAGATACAAATCAAATGAATATTTGTTTATCGACTATTTTGCGAGATTCTGGGTGTAATATAAGAAAGTTGAATATGAAAGGTGCAAGTTTAGAACAAATCAATAGTGAAGTTGAAACGAAAATGGATGAAATTAGAAGAATATTAAGCTTGTGCCTTGGAGAACCACCAACTGAATTTCAGTATGGAAAGATGGAAAAAAAATACTCACCCATTTCGTATTATAAATCAGAGATAGGAGTAGATTTAGATAAATATTTGTGCTTGATTAATGCTCCTATGTTAAAAGTACCAATGTATAAAAAGTATTGTATTCAAAATCTTAATAATATGTCCGAAGGAAAGAAGATAGAGTATATCAATCTACCCATAGAAACTTTAAAAGAAAAAGTCATTGAGCAGATAGCCGATGGAACGCCAGTGTGGTTTGGCTGTGATGCAGGAAAAATGATAGATAAAAAAACAGGAATTATGGATGATAATACTTTTAATGTATCACATATACTAAATACTTCGTATTTATTTTCAAAGGGAGAACAATTAGAATACCATCAGTCTGAAATGAATCATGCTATGTTGATTATCGGGATTATATTAAAGGACCAGAAGGTAGTTGGATTTAAAGTAGAAGATTCCCATGGAAATCAAGTTGGTAAGGATGGGTACTTTTATATGTCGATAGATTGGTTTGAAAAGTATGTTTATCAAGTAGTGATTGATAAACGATATTTATCGATGGATGAAGAAAAAATATTGGATGGAGAAAGTTTATATTTAATGCCATGGAATCCAATGGGAACATTGGCTAACTAAATTGTATTTGCGTTTGAAAAGTACATTTGTTTTGTGGTACAACTTCGAGTGCAGTTTTCAGATGCAAATGTGTCTGGAATACTAAAGAAAGGAGGTATCTGATAATGAACAAATTAGAAATGTTTTCAGAGAAGCTTGGAAAAACTATCACAATTATTGCTGAATCTGTTGAAGGACAGAAGACTTTTAAACCAGCAATGGAAGGAACAAGCAATAGCACTGTTTCAATGATGGGATGGTGTCGTGGAGGATGGAACAACGATAGCGGTAGTGGATGGTAAAATCACATAAGCAATAGTTTGTTTCTGTTTAGGCTGACCTGTAATCTAGGTTTATCCTAGATTACAGGTTTTGTTATTATACGGAGGAGAATTTGATGTATAGACAAAAGGAATATATGCAATTATTGAAAGAAAAATTTTCAAAAACAGAAATTATTAATGCTATAAAATATAAAAATAGCTATGAAGAGAAAATTAAAGAAATTTCCCCAAAAAAGAATACGTTATTAGGCATAAGTATTCAAAAATCTAAAGATATATATGGGTTTGATTTGACTAAAGTCTATACATTTAATTATGTGAAATATTATTTGTGGAGAAAAGAATTTTGTAAAAATGATGACAAAGAGTGGAAAGAGGCGGCACTTTCATTTGTCTGTTTAAGTTGCTTGTCTGATTTAATATTTGATTCAAAAAGATTGGGAGAAAAGGAAAAGCAACATGTAGCAAACATATTAACTAGAGATTATTTTCAAAAAAGTATATCTATGGATATGAGGATAATTACAGAAAATCCAATAGACATATTATATTCGATGTTTATTAATCACATGAAAAGCTTGAAAAAATACAATTTTAAAATTTTTCTAGAGTTACAGAAGGATATTCTTAATGCATTTGAGTCAGAAATATATATATCTACAAATAAACTAGTATTTCCTGAAAAAATAAATATTGATTTAATAACAAGTAAATCGATAGAATTTGTGTATAGTTGTCTATATTTATCTGCAGTTGATACGCATGATTTTATTAGAATGAAGAAATGTGCGGTTGCTACAGCAAAATTATTTTGGCTTGTCGATGATCTCTGTGACTTATATGATGATATTGAAAATCAGATTAAAAATTCTATATTGTTTTTACAAAATGAAGAAGTGAGTTCGTTAGAAAATTCAATTGATTTTGTTTTCGAAAACATGGATACCTTTTTTGAAGTGATAGAAGAAAATTTAGAATTATTAAAAAATAATCTATCATATGATGTTTATATATTTTTTCTATATGAGTTATACGATTGGGTAGAAGCAGTTAATGTAAGAATGGATGAAAAAAATGAGAGTATTGGTGTTAGGTAATGGAAGAAAATCGCTACAGCTTGCACATATTATTTCTGCTTGGAAAGAATATACATTGGAAGGTGTGGTAGATTATCAAAATATCAATTGGGAAAAGAGTGAAAATATTGAAGGAAAAATGATTGAAATTGTTTCTCCGATGAAGGCAATAGAAATGTATCAGGATTTGTCAATTGATGCGTTTATTATGCCATCGTTAGAAGAAGATGTTAATAACAGAATGTATAGATTTTTAGTAGTGAATGATGTGTCCGAATGTGATATCTTATATGGTCAAGAGTCACTATTTCATAAAGTAGAATTAAAGCAAGAAGGTTTGATTACTCAGTATATAAGTAGAGATGAACTTGATACGATGGAAATCCATGTTGCTGATCATTGTAATATGAATTGCAAAAATTGTTCCATGTTTTGTGGACTTGTCAAAGAGCCTAAATATTCAGATTTTATGCAAACACAGAATAGTTTATATATTCTCAAAGGAATATTTAAACATATAAAACGTATTCGGGTAATTGGAGGGGAGCCTTTACTCAACAAAGAGTTAGACAAGTATCTATATATGATTAGAGATATTTATCCGTATTCTGATATTAGAGTTATTACAAATGGAATTCTTGTTACTGGAATGAAAGAGAATTTGATAACGGCGTTTAAAGAAACATCGTCAAAACTTGTGGTTACAAGTTATTTGCCGTTAATGAAAAAAATTGATAAAATTAATAATTTTCTAAAGAATAAAGAGATAAATTATGAAATCTCTGATACTATCACTGATTTTCAAAAAATATATGATTATACAGGACAGCAGGATGAAAAACTATCATTTAATGCATGCCATTGGAAAGGCGCATGTGCTACTTTATATGAGAATCAAATTGCGCCATGCTTTGTACCATTTGTTATTAAATATTTAGCAGAAAACTTTGATTTAAATATTTCGCCATCAGGAACTATGATATTAAATGCTGACAATATGAATAAAGATAAAATTCGAAAACTATTTAATACTCCATTTGATATGTGCAAATATTGTGCTCCTAGAGGTATTACATCAAAATGGGAAATGTGCGATAAAAATTCAGTTAATAATATATTTGATTGGAGTATATAAGAATGGAAAAAATTGACTTTTTTGAAAAGTTTAATACATTTCAAATATACTATAAGCAATTGTTAAAAGATAACATTTATGACAATGGTAATCTAGCGTCATATATTAGAACGTATTATATAGAAAATAATAAAATACTATTTCATGTATCGGAAATACTTGATTTAAGTGTTATTGTTCCTAAAGGTAATTTTGATATGTATCAAAAAAAATTTAGTGAAAAAGTGTTCGCAACTTCTAATCCATATGAAATATGGTTATATGCTTGTCGAGCTGTGTTGGGAGAAATGCATGAGAAAAACAGAGTGTGTATTTATCCAGATAATCCGTTTCTTTTTTTTGAAACAGGATATTATTATTTGAAAAGAAGTGTGGCAGTATATGTTTTAAATGCGGAAGATTTTTTTCCAGTATTAAAGCTAAAATCTCATTTTATTGAGAATAAAAATTGTTTTGATAATGAATGGATTGCTAATCATAATATTAATCCTTTATATCAATATACAATTGATCGAATTCCAAAAGAATTTACGAAGTATTATGATGTTTACTATTTGAATAATAAATCTAATGTAGTATATCCAAATTCATTAGAAGAATTACGATATTTCAGAAAAAACAATATGGTTCGAAAAATAGAGTAGTTATGAGGAAACACAATGAAAAAACTTTTTATGTCGGAATATCTCAATTATGTTTTTCAAAAAAAAGTGTGGATAGTAGAAAATATTTATATGATAAAGATAATGCAACTATATTATAGTAGTTATAATAAAAAATTTATATCACACACATTTTTCACAGATGCAATAAAAAATTCAAGTTTTCCAATTTTTTTGAATTATGTTAATAATTTAAATGATAAGATTTTGTATCACAGCCAAGTGCATGGAGTTAAACATATACTAAATGTAACATTTTTTTCATTTTTAATAGCGTGTAATGAAAACATGAGTGCAAATGATATGGGAATTCTTTTAGAGACAGCACTTTATCATGATATTGGAAGAGATGACGATATGGAAGATAGTGATCATGGGCATAGAGGAGCAAAAAAGATATTGATGCATATTTCGGATAATAAAATGGATATGATTATACCAGCGGTTATTCATGCTCATTCTTTATTAGATGAGGAAGCATATCAGATTTTTAGACAATACAATATTGAAAAATCGCAATATGCTAGATATTCAAAAATATTGTCAATTATCAAAGATGCGGATGCTTTAGATCGTTTTAGATTGCGCCCTAATTCTCTGAACCCCGAATATTTTCGAATTGATTTTTCGAAAATATTGATAAGTCTTGCATGTGTGTTGTCAAAGGTAGAGTGGCATGAGTAGAAAAATTAATAATATTATATTCAGACAGCGGGTATGTTGTTATAAAGATACATATTTGTGTATTGATGATATTGATGGTCTGAAAATTCATGGAAAATTAAAGTTGAATTGGAATCCAATTAGTAAGTCAATTCGGACGGGGCAAGCTACTTTTTTTAGAATGGACAACCATTCTCAGTTGAGAGTTGGTGGAAATTTTGATGTTTTCTATGGTAACGATGTACACATATTCAGCGGTGGAAAATTGGAATTAGGGAGTGGGTTTATTAATTCATACGGTAAAATTGAGTGTCATAAACATATAAAAATAGGAAAAAACTGTGCAGTAGGACCGTATACTATCATTCTTGATTCCGATGGGCATCAAATATTTGGTAAACGTAATACAGATGAAGTGATTATTGGAAATAACGTATGGATTGGTGCTAGAGTTACTATATTAAAAGGTGTGCGTATAGGAGATGGTGCAGTTATTGCAGCAGGAACTATTGTGAATAAAGATGTACCAGCAAGAGCTTTGGCTGCTGGTAATCCAATGCATTTGATATGTGATAATGTTGAGTGGACTAATTAGTTAAAAATATTCGAGGGGATTGATTGGTAATAGATTGTTGTATTAGTAAATGACAAATCGAGGTATAAGTATGAATGATTATATTATTCTTGTAAATGAACAGGATGAAACGATTGGATATTCAGAGAAAATGGATGCTCACAAAAATGGAAAGTTACATCGAGCGTTCTCAATCTTCATATTTGATTGGAATACTAAAAAGATGCTCATACAGAAAAGAGCATTTGAAAAGTATCATTCAGGAGGGCTTTGGACTAATGCTTGTTGTTCACATCCACTTAAAGATGAAACCATGGTGAGATGTTTAAATACAAGACTAGCAGAGGAGCTAGGATTGTGTACAGACTTTAATATTAAAGCTCCATCGGATTGTGGTTTACTAATTCATGGTGAGGATGTAATCTATAGTTGCGGTAAATTTTCATATTTTGCTTCCTTTGGTGAAGTTGTTGAAAATGAAATAGACCATGTTTTTTTATACAGTCCA
It encodes the following:
- a CDS encoding radical SAM protein, with product MRVLVLGNGRKSLQLAHIISAWKEYTLEGVVDYQNINWEKSENIEGKMIEIVSPMKAIEMYQDLSIDAFIMPSLEEDVNNRMYRFLVVNDVSECDILYGQESLFHKVELKQEGLITQYISRDELDTMEIHVADHCNMNCKNCSMFCGLVKEPKYSDFMQTQNSLYILKGIFKHIKRIRVIGGEPLLNKELDKYLYMIRDIYPYSDIRVITNGILVTGMKENLITAFKETSSKLVVTSYLPLMKKIDKINNFLKNKEINYEISDTITDFQKIYDYTGQQDEKLSFNACHWKGACATLYENQIAPCFVPFVIKYLAENFDLNISPSGTMILNADNMNKDKIRKLFNTPFDMCKYCAPRGITSKWEMCDKNSVNNIFDWSI
- a CDS encoding HD domain-containing protein; the encoded protein is MKKLFMSEYLNYVFQKKVWIVENIYMIKIMQLYYSSYNKKFISHTFFTDAIKNSSFPIFLNYVNNLNDKILYHSQVHGVKHILNVTFFSFLIACNENMSANDMGILLETALYHDIGRDDDMEDSDHGHRGAKKILMHISDNKMDMIIPAVIHAHSLLDEEAYQIFRQYNIEKSQYARYSKILSIIKDADALDRFRLRPNSLNPEYFRIDFSKILISLACVLSKVEWHE
- a CDS encoding isopentenyl-diphosphate Delta-isomerase, with translation MNDYIILVNEQDETIGYSEKMDAHKNGKLHRAFSIFIFDWNTKKMLIQKRAFEKYHSGGLWTNACCSHPLKDETMVRCLNTRLAEELGLCTDFNIKAPSDCGLLIHGEDVIYSCGKFSYFASFGEVVENEIDHVFLYSPIKSKIDLTAISFNKQEIEEIKWISIEELKSWMESNPEDFTAWFKSAFELAYIVFCRQAGNIDMFFDNDEYR
- a CDS encoding aminopeptidase C, coding for MADNDLIRNKGIMSAAQTMWTIDFDSEQSLEIGKVQNQKFTGKCWIYAGLNLLRILANRKNSRTSIILSANYIAYYDKYEKSKYFFEKVIETMKLPSDNRLVEHLFKNPCPDAGQWAMFNNIIKKYGIVPQESMPDTYSALDTNQMNICLSTILRDSGCNIRKLNMKGASLEQINSEVETKMDEIRRILSLCLGEPPTEFQYGKMEKKYSPISYYKSEIGVDLDKYLCLINAPMLKVPMYKKYCIQNLNNMSEGKKIEYINLPIETLKEKVIEQIADGTPVWFGCDAGKMIDKKTGIMDDNTFNVSHILNTSYLFSKGEQLEYHQSEMNHAMLIIGIILKDQKVVGFKVEDSHGNQVGKDGYFYMSIDWFEKYVYQVVIDKRYLSMDEEKILDGESLYLMPWNPMGTLAN
- a CDS encoding acyltransferase → MSRKINNIIFRQRVCCYKDTYLCIDDIDGLKIHGKLKLNWNPISKSIRTGQATFFRMDNHSQLRVGGNFDVFYGNDVHIFSGGKLELGSGFINSYGKIECHKHIKIGKNCAVGPYTIILDSDGHQIFGKRNTDEVIIGNNVWIGARVTILKGVRIGDGAVIAAGTIVNKDVPARALAAGNPMHLICDNVEWTN